Proteins encoded by one window of Kwoniella dejecticola CBS 10117 chromosome 7, complete sequence:
- a CDS encoding DNA repair protein produces the protein MSAPAPPTAAPSLTPSQARLAALNRLKAKNKLAQSTNTNAQASSSSSASRNGNGKGNGTQNGHPYVHKAGAVPSTSRNMVQAQQQSKEENQAPLRRDPGLGKYFEYDLSKLHNSRGGFLTEEDKEGDRIKSVIELAREKAREKQMIREGEEPSIRIDQSPRCAECNTLEINNQFLKVFDVKVCKTCEKKFPEKYSLLTKTECKEDYLLTDPELKDEDLLPHLLRPNPHASTYSNMMLFLRIQVEKVAWDKWGGEEGLDKEWARREEFKKRKREEKFEHGLRDLRKRTRNNLYQRKQEAEHIHAFEDVDEMIDDQGDRRVLQRCFGCGSEQEIEVL, from the exons ATGTCCGCTCCAGCCCCGCCGACTGCGGCTCCGTCCCTTACGCCCTCCCAAGCGCGACTAGCAGCCTTGAATCGTCTGAAAGCCAAAAACAAGCTTGCTCAATCTACCAATACCAACGCacaagcttcatcatcttcatccgcctcacggaatgggaatggaaaggGGAATGGAACACAGAATGGACATCCATACGTGCATAAAGCAGGCGCTGTACCGTCGACCAGTCGTAATATGGTACAAGCGCAACAACAGAGTAAAGAGGAGAATCAAGCGCCTCTAAGGCGGGATCCAGGCTTG GGTAAATACTTCGAATACGATCTGAGTAAATTGCATAATTCCCGAGGAGGGTTCTTGACGGAAGAAGATAAAGAAGGGGATCGGATCAAGAGTGTGATTGAGCTTGCTAGGGAGAAGGCGAGGGAGAAGCAAATGATCCGAGAGGGTGAAGAGCCAT CAATACGTATCGATCAGTCCCCCAGATGTGCGGAATGTAATACGCTAGAAATCAATAACCAGTTCTTGAAG GTATTCGACGTCAAAGTATGCAAGACTTGCGAAAAGAAGTTCCCCGAGAAGTACTCGTTATTGACCAAGACGGAATGTAAAGAG GATTACCTGTTGACTGATCCCGAGCTGAAAGACGAAGACCTCTTACCGCACTTACTGCGTCCGAACCCCCACGCCTCAACATATAGCAATATGATGCTCTTCCTGCGCATACAAGTGGAGAAGGTTGCCTGGGACAAATGGGGcggcgaagagggattggatAAAGAGTGGGCTAGGAGAGAAGAGTtcaaaaagaggaagagggaggagaaaTTCGAGCACGGTTTGAGAGA TCTGCGTAAACGTACCCGAAATAACTTGTATCAGCGTAAACAAGAAGCAGAGCATATACACGCGTTTGAGGACGTCGACGAGATGATTGACGATCAGGGTGATCGGAGAGTTTTGCAGAGGTGTTTCGGGTGTGGGTCGGAGCAAGAGATAGAGGTTTTATAG